From Candoia aspera isolate rCanAsp1 chromosome 4, rCanAsp1.hap2, whole genome shotgun sequence, a single genomic window includes:
- the CHRNB1 gene encoding acetylcholine receptor subunit beta isoform X1 — translation MPFPGQLAGRKCLPQLAAGTSEVEGRLRQRLFQSYSPTVLPVRRVSSRVPVRVGMSLSQLISLNEKDEELTTKVYMDQEWIDYRLTWDPADFEGVTSVRVGAEEVWLPDIVLMNNNDGVFKIALSVNVLVHHDGRVHWQPPALYRSSCSIQVTYFPFDWQNCTMVFRSYTYDASEITLWHPVDENGQDVKEISIYENTFIDNGQWEIQHKPARKNIHPGDPLYEDITFYLIIRRKPLFYLINVIIPCILITILAIFVFYLPPDAGEKMTLSIFALLTLTVFLLLLAKKVPETSLAVPIIIKYLMFTMILVTFSVILSVVVLNIHHRSPNSYKMPFWVRQIFIHKLPWYLCLRRPKPKLALQPHSLPHKETVVKSSCLTDEYFIRTPTCDFSKPSRFQLEAFSTDMRKFINGPSHGIALPPDLKSAMDAVLYIAQQLQEQEDYDTLKEDWEYVAFVVDRLFFWTFIIFTSIGTLSIFLDASFHLPPEQPFP, via the exons ATGCCCTTCCCGGGACAGCTGGCCGGGCGGAAATGCCTTCCGCAGCTGG CCGCCGGGACCTCCGAAGTCGAGGGGCGCCTGAGACAGCGGCTCTTCCAAAGCTACTCCCCCACCGTCCTCCCGGTCCGCCGGGTCTCCAGCAGAGTCCCGGTGCGGGTGGGCATGTCTCTCTCGCAGCTGATCAGCTTG AACGAAAAAGATGAAGAGCTGACCACAAAAGTCTACATGGATCAG GAGTGGATCGACTATCGGCTCACCTGGGATCCGGCCGACTTTGAGGGGGTCACCTCTGTCAGAGTCGGTGCAGAGGAAGTGTGGCTCCCTGACATCGTCCTCATGAACAA CAATGACGGTGTCTTCAAAATTGCTCTCAGCGTGAACGTCCTCGTGCACCACGACGGAAGGGTCCACTGGCAGCCCCCGGCCCTTTATCGGAGCAGCTGCAGCATCCAG GTGACCTATTTCCCATTCGACTGGCAGAACTGCACGATGGTCTTCCGGTCGTACACTTACGACGCCTCGGAGATCACCCTTTGGCACCCCGTCGACGAGAACGGGCAGGACGTGAAGGAGATCAGCATATATGAAAACACCTTTATTG ACAACGGGCAGTGGGAGATCCAGCACAAACCGGCCCGCAAGAACATCCACCCGGGGGACCCGCTTTACGAGGACATCACCTTCTACCTCATCATCCGCCGCAAGCCGCTGTTCTACCTCATCAACGTCATCATTCCCTGCATCCTGATCACCATCCTGGCCATCTTCGTCTTTTATCTCCCGCCGGATGCCG GTGAGAAGATGACCCTCTCCATTTTCGCTCTCCTCACCCTGACCGTCTTCTTGCTCCTGTTGGCCAAAAAGGTCCCGGAGACGTCCCTGGCGGTGCCCATCATCATCAAATACCTCATGTTCACAATGATCTTGGTCACTTTCTCCGTCATCCTCAGCGTGGTGGTCCTCAACATTCACCATCGCTCACCCAATTCCTACAAGATGCCCTTCTGGGTGAGGCAG atttttatccacaaactcccttggTATTTGTGCCTGCGGCGCCCAAAGCCGAAACTGGCTCTCCAGCCCCACTCTCTGCCCCACAAGGAGACTGTGGTAAAAAGCAGCTGCCTCACTGACGAATACTTTATTCGCACCCCCACCTGTGACTTTTCCAAACCCAGCAG GTTTCAGCTGGAGGCCTTCTCCACAGACATGCGGAAGTTCATCAACGGCCCCAGTCATGGTATCGCCCTCCCTCCCGACTTGAAATCTGCCATGGATGCTGTCTTATACATCGCCCAGCAGCTTCAGGAGCAGGAAGATTATGACACA CTGAAGGAAGACTGGGAATATGTTGCCTTTGTGGTAGATCGGCTGTTCTTCTGGAccttcatcatcttcaccagcatCGGCACCCTCAGCATCTTCCTGGATGCCAGCTTCCACCTGCCCCCGGAGCAGCCTTTCCCCTGA
- the CHRNB1 gene encoding acetylcholine receptor subunit beta isoform X2: protein MPFPGQLAGRKCLPQLAAGTSEVEGRLRQRLFQSYSPTVLPVRRVSSRVPVRVGMSLSQLISLNEKDEELTTKVYMDQEWIDYRLTWDPADFEGVTSVRVGAEEVWLPDIVLMNNNDGVFKIALSVNVLVHHDGRVHWQPPALYRSSCSIQNCTMVFRSYTYDASEITLWHPVDENGQDVKEISIYENTFIDNGQWEIQHKPARKNIHPGDPLYEDITFYLIIRRKPLFYLINVIIPCILITILAIFVFYLPPDAGEKMTLSIFALLTLTVFLLLLAKKVPETSLAVPIIIKYLMFTMILVTFSVILSVVVLNIHHRSPNSYKMPFWVRQIFIHKLPWYLCLRRPKPKLALQPHSLPHKETVVKSSCLTDEYFIRTPTCDFSKPSRFQLEAFSTDMRKFINGPSHGIALPPDLKSAMDAVLYIAQQLQEQEDYDTLKEDWEYVAFVVDRLFFWTFIIFTSIGTLSIFLDASFHLPPEQPFP, encoded by the exons ATGCCCTTCCCGGGACAGCTGGCCGGGCGGAAATGCCTTCCGCAGCTGG CCGCCGGGACCTCCGAAGTCGAGGGGCGCCTGAGACAGCGGCTCTTCCAAAGCTACTCCCCCACCGTCCTCCCGGTCCGCCGGGTCTCCAGCAGAGTCCCGGTGCGGGTGGGCATGTCTCTCTCGCAGCTGATCAGCTTG AACGAAAAAGATGAAGAGCTGACCACAAAAGTCTACATGGATCAG GAGTGGATCGACTATCGGCTCACCTGGGATCCGGCCGACTTTGAGGGGGTCACCTCTGTCAGAGTCGGTGCAGAGGAAGTGTGGCTCCCTGACATCGTCCTCATGAACAA CAATGACGGTGTCTTCAAAATTGCTCTCAGCGTGAACGTCCTCGTGCACCACGACGGAAGGGTCCACTGGCAGCCCCCGGCCCTTTATCGGAGCAGCTGCAGCATCCAG AACTGCACGATGGTCTTCCGGTCGTACACTTACGACGCCTCGGAGATCACCCTTTGGCACCCCGTCGACGAGAACGGGCAGGACGTGAAGGAGATCAGCATATATGAAAACACCTTTATTG ACAACGGGCAGTGGGAGATCCAGCACAAACCGGCCCGCAAGAACATCCACCCGGGGGACCCGCTTTACGAGGACATCACCTTCTACCTCATCATCCGCCGCAAGCCGCTGTTCTACCTCATCAACGTCATCATTCCCTGCATCCTGATCACCATCCTGGCCATCTTCGTCTTTTATCTCCCGCCGGATGCCG GTGAGAAGATGACCCTCTCCATTTTCGCTCTCCTCACCCTGACCGTCTTCTTGCTCCTGTTGGCCAAAAAGGTCCCGGAGACGTCCCTGGCGGTGCCCATCATCATCAAATACCTCATGTTCACAATGATCTTGGTCACTTTCTCCGTCATCCTCAGCGTGGTGGTCCTCAACATTCACCATCGCTCACCCAATTCCTACAAGATGCCCTTCTGGGTGAGGCAG atttttatccacaaactcccttggTATTTGTGCCTGCGGCGCCCAAAGCCGAAACTGGCTCTCCAGCCCCACTCTCTGCCCCACAAGGAGACTGTGGTAAAAAGCAGCTGCCTCACTGACGAATACTTTATTCGCACCCCCACCTGTGACTTTTCCAAACCCAGCAG GTTTCAGCTGGAGGCCTTCTCCACAGACATGCGGAAGTTCATCAACGGCCCCAGTCATGGTATCGCCCTCCCTCCCGACTTGAAATCTGCCATGGATGCTGTCTTATACATCGCCCAGCAGCTTCAGGAGCAGGAAGATTATGACACA CTGAAGGAAGACTGGGAATATGTTGCCTTTGTGGTAGATCGGCTGTTCTTCTGGAccttcatcatcttcaccagcatCGGCACCCTCAGCATCTTCCTGGATGCCAGCTTCCACCTGCCCCCGGAGCAGCCTTTCCCCTGA
- the LOC134496017 gene encoding diamine acetyltransferase 1-like — translation MSFVIRPCAPRDLKDIMRLIKEIAVIYSVPVESLSTNVQELEKAGFGPRPKFECFVAEVPPERKSKEGHTLVGYILSSYTYSSWKGTNLYIDNFYVMPEFRGMRIGNSLLKEAAKAAWQQGCSEFRMHVSSQKPKNIAYLEKRGGENLTVQAGWNLFRFRKMADQSKA, via the exons ATGAGCTTTGTAATCCGCCCGTGCGCCCCCAGGGATCTGAAGGACATCATGCGCCTTATCAAG GAGATAGCCGTCATTTACAGCGTCCCTGTGGAAAGCCTCAGCACCAATGTCCAAg AACTGGAAAAGGCCGGATTTGGACCTCGTCCTAAATTTGAGTGCTTTGTGGCTGAAGTTCCTCCGGAGCGAAAGAGCAAGGAAG GCCACACTCTGGTTGGATACATCCTGTCCAGCTACACCTACAGCAGCTGGAAAGGGACAAACCTCTACATAGACAATTTCTACGTCATGCCGGAATTTAGAG GGATGCGGATTGGGAATTCCCTGCTGAAGGAAGCAGCCAAG GCTGCTTGGCAACAAGGCTGCTCCGAGTTTCGCATGCACGTTTCCTCCCAAAAGCCAAAGAACATAGCCTACCTCGAGAAGCGGGGCGGGGAAAACCTGACGGTCCAAGCAGGCTGGAACCTATTCCGGTTCCGCAAAATGGCGGACCAAAGCAAGGCCTAG